One window from the genome of Oryctolagus cuniculus chromosome 1, mOryCun1.1, whole genome shotgun sequence encodes:
- the LOC103349871 gene encoding gamma-aminobutyric acid receptor-associated protein, producing MKFVYKEEHPFEKRRSEGEKIRKKYTDRVPVIVEKAPKARIGDMDKKKYLVPSDLTVGQFYFLIRKRIHLQAEDALFFFVNNVIPPTSATMGQLYQEHHEEDFFLYIAYSDESVYGL from the coding sequence ATGAAGTTCGTGTACAAGGAGGAGCATCCGTTCGAGAAGCGCCGCTCTGAGGGCGAGAAGATCAGAAAGAAATACACGGACCGGGTCCCGGTGATAGTAGAAAAGGCTCCCAAAGCTCGGATAGGAGAcatggacaaaaaaaaatacctggtGCCTTCTGATCTCACAGTTGGTCAGTTCTACTTCCTGATCCGGAAGCGAATTCATCTCCAAGCTGAGGATGCCTTGTTTTTCTTTGTCAACAACGTCATTCCACCCACCAGTGCCACCATGGGTCAGCTCTACCAGGAGCACCATGAAGAGGACTTCTTTCTGTACATTGCCTACAGTGACGAAAGTGTCTACGGCCTGTGA